A stretch of DNA from Juglans microcarpa x Juglans regia isolate MS1-56 chromosome 5D, Jm3101_v1.0, whole genome shotgun sequence:
GTATCTCTCCTACCGTCTTTCCATAAATATAAAGCTAACATGGCTTCATATTTTAgtccctcctcctcctcctcctcctcctcctcctccaccttcAAGCAATGATAACTTAATTAGGTTCTTAAGAAGAACATAATAAAGTGCATGGCCTCTGAAGTACTAGTCCTGGACAGATCAGAATTAGTGCACAAACTTGGTTGATCACTGCAAACTGAATaaatttgttgttcttttgcCTCTTGATTTCACCAGGATTTGTCTGAAAAGAATACCACCTTCACAGTGAATTCCATAAGTCACCCGTAAAGCTCCGTCATACGCGTTTCTCAACGGTTCTAGCTCTTTCATGGGTTGAGCGATCACCCTAATTCCCGCATAATTCACAAGGTAGATAGATACTCCCTCAAGATATATTAGCATGTAATAAGTTATAACATATACAATCCAGTTGTAtatattgtgcatgtgtttgtgtttgtgtgtgtctCTGGATTGGGTACCTGGATGTGAAGGCTAACTAACGTGGTCTCTTTTCAATGAAGTAACCTCagatacataatatatttatttccaaGAAAACCGATGGCGACGTACTTTCATGGCAATTCAGAAATCCAAGCAGCTGATGGCTTACAAACCCTCGTCCTCATGAATCCAGCTGGTTACGTCCAATACTCCGACAGGCCACCACCGGCACAGTCCGCAGCCAACAACTTCGTCTTTCTAAATTCTGTCGCCGCGGCTGCTGCTGCCAGCTCCTTAAACTTCCCTCACGCGCCGCCACCCCACACCCAGCAGTTCGTCGGAATCCCTGTACCCACCTCTGCTTCACCCGCATCCCATGACCCCAATTCTCAACCCATGCACTCCCACCACGAGATCTCCGCCTTGCATGGCTTCGTCCCTCGGGTTCAGTACAATCTTTGGAACTCAATTGACCCAAACGCGGCGGCGCGTGAGACCCCACGGTCACAGCAGGGACTGTCTTTGAGTCTGTCTTCACAACAACCTGCGTATGGGTCATTCCGGACCGACCGTGAAGTTCCATCACAGTCTCAAGCGCCGGCCATTTCCGGGGAAGATATGCGGGTTTCTGGTGGATCACCTTCTTCAGCTTCGGGGGTTACTAATGGTATGCGGAGTGTGCAGCTGAGCTCTAAGTACTTGAAGGTTGCTCAAGAACTTCTTGACGAGGTTGTGAATGTCGGTAACGGAATTAAGAGTGAGATACTAAAGAAGGCTAATGGGCGGACTACGGTGATGGGAGAATCATCGGTGGCGGCGAGTGGTGAAGGTTCGGTTGGCGGTGAAGCAAGTGGAAAGCGTGCTGCCGAGCTATCAACGGCCGAGAGGCAGGAAATTCAGATGAAAAAGGCAAAGCTTATTAACATGCTTGATGAGGTATGGTCGTTTTTTGTAAAGATGCATGGTTTGCAGCTAGTCTCTAATTTGGCTTGGGGATGCGGGGTTTGGTTTTCCATATAGAGGAACggataaaaagaatttgaattttgattcttaaaacaaaaaaaggtctTTATCGGCTAAGTTCCGAGAGATTTTGACTAAAAGCTCTTCCTCAAAGAGAACGCGTGTCTAAAAATTTGTAAGGTGTTCCTTCCATAAAATGAGTCCTTAAAATCTTCACAAGTTTCCAAGGTTCAGCTTTTAGAGATTGATGGTATCTAAATGCGCGTTGTTAGTTTGGTTCAGCTACAATGAATACAAAATTTATGATAGACCCGAATTTTGATGGGAATTCCAAATACGGTAGCTTTGATTCCAATGGTTCACCAATTTTTCAATCTGAATTCTTTTGTTCGTGTTTTGTAATATGAAGGTGGAACAACGGTACAGACAGTACCACAACCAGATGCAGATTGTGATTTCCTCGTTCGAACAAGCGGCCGGAATAGGCTCGGCAAGAACGTACACAGCCCTTGCATTACAAACAATCTCAAAGCAGTTCCGGTGTTTGAAGGATGCAATAACAGGCCAAATTCGATCGGCAAACTGGAGCTTAGGAGAAGAAGATTGCCTAGGAGGCAAGATCGAAGGTTCAAGACTCAAATACGTCGACCATCATCTTCGACAACAACGAGCACTCCAACAGTTGGGAATGATCCAGCACAATGCTTGGAGACCCCAGAGAGGATTGCCTGAAAGATCAGTTTCTGTTCTCCGTGCTTGGCTTTTTGACCACTTTCTCCACCCGTAAGCATCTCAGAATTGTCATAATTCCATTTGCATTTGTTTTCTCATATTGCAATGATTCGTGATGTTTTCACTAACATTATTCAATTTGGATTTTAGATATCCGAAGGACTCAGACAAGCATATGCTTGCAAAGCAGACAGGGCTTACTAGGAGCCAGGTATCCCGTCAATGTCCTTGCATTCTTTATAATTGTTTACATTGTTGTGGAATTTTTCAAGTTGAATAGCTTGATCATAATGCAGGTGTCTAATTGGTTTATCAATGCTCGAGTTCGGCTTTGGAAGCCAATGGTGGAGGAGATGTACATGGAGGAACTCAAGGAGCATGAGCATAATGGATCAGAGGACAAAATAAGCAAGAGCAATGAAGATTCAGCATCAAAGTCCATTGCTCTGCAAGAGAAATGTCCTGCTACTGAAAATCAAACCAAAGGTTTCAATTCGAAACAAGAGAATTCTGCAAACCAGGGCGTGGCTCCTGCAATTTCAATTTCCAAAGCTTCAACATCTCCGGTTGGAGGAAATATTAGGAACCAGACTGGATTCACTCTCATTGGATCATCAGAATTGGAAGGAATCACACAGGGAAGTCCAAAGAAACAGAGGAGCAATGAGATGCTGCATTCTCCAAGAAGTGTTCCATCAATAAACATGGATGTCAACTCTAATGAGGCAAGCAATGAGCAAGTTTCTATGAAATTCGGGGATGAGAGGCAGAGCAGAGATGGATACTCATTCATGGGAGGCCAAATGAACTTCATTGGAGGTTTTGGGCAA
This window harbors:
- the LOC121264441 gene encoding BEL1-like homeodomain protein 1, whose protein sequence is MATYFHGNSEIQAADGLQTLVLMNPAGYVQYSDRPPPAQSAANNFVFLNSVAAAAAASSLNFPHAPPPHTQQFVGIPVPTSASPASHDPNSQPMHSHHEISALHGFVPRVQYNLWNSIDPNAAARETPRSQQGLSLSLSSQQPAYGSFRTDREVPSQSQAPAISGEDMRVSGGSPSSASGVTNGMRSVQLSSKYLKVAQELLDEVVNVGNGIKSEILKKANGRTTVMGESSVAASGEGSVGGEASGKRAAELSTAERQEIQMKKAKLINMLDEVEQRYRQYHNQMQIVISSFEQAAGIGSARTYTALALQTISKQFRCLKDAITGQIRSANWSLGEEDCLGGKIEGSRLKYVDHHLRQQRALQQLGMIQHNAWRPQRGLPERSVSVLRAWLFDHFLHPYPKDSDKHMLAKQTGLTRSQVSNWFINARVRLWKPMVEEMYMEELKEHEHNGSEDKISKSNEDSASKSIALQEKCPATENQTKGFNSKQENSANQGVAPAISISKASTSPVGGNIRNQTGFTLIGSSELEGITQGSPKKQRSNEMLHSPRSVPSINMDVNSNEASNEQVSMKFGDERQSRDGYSFMGGQMNFIGGFGQYPIEDIGRFDAEQFAPRFSGNGVSLTLGLPHCENLSLSATHHTFLPNQSIQLGRRVDIGEPNDFGAISTSNPHSSAAYENINIQNPKRFAAQLLPDFVA